CCGGATCGAAGTAGCGCTCCGCATCGGTCAGCCCGAAGGGCAGGAAACGAACGCCTGCGTAGACGAGCCCACAGACGATCAAGAGGGTTGCCAACTGGAGGATGCGGCGCAGAAACATCTTCATTGGATTCTCCCGGACGGGCACGAACAGGCCGGTCCCCATTCCCTCATCCTACCCTTCCCTCGAACTCCGGTCTCGCTGCCGTGAGCCGGGAGCCCAGCTCAGGTGAGCCGAACTCCCTGCTTGCGAAGCGCGTCCTGAACCCGGCCGATGTCCACCTCGCGGGAGGAAACACCGGATTCGAGTGAAATGGCCGAGGCCACGCCCGCACCCTGGCCGGTGACCGTGCAGCACATCATCTGACGGGTCGCTGCGTGGGAGACCTTGTCGCCAGCGACGCAGCGGCCAGCGACGAGGAGGTTCTCGATGTCCTTGGGGACCGTGATCCGGAAAGGCACCTGGAAATAGCGTCCGGTCGAAGGCATGATCGCGATGCCATTGCCATCCAGGAACTCGGGGAAGATGCCGATCGTGTCATCGAACTCGGCCTGATTCAGGACATCGTGCTCCGTGAGGTCGTACTCACCGACGATCTTGCGCGATTCGCGGCAGCCGATCGAGGCACCGATGGTCCGCAGCCGAGCCTCCTCGAAGCCGGGTGCGTACTTCTTGAGGGCGGCCACCGCCCACATGACACGCTGGCGGCCGTCGATCTCGCCGCGGGTCAGATCCCAGACGTCTGTCGAATCGATCCCCGCCATGTGGATGGCGTTCAGATTCGGGATCTCACCGGCGTCGGTGAAGCTTCCCCAATAGCTCTCCATCCGCACGTCTTCAGGGATCTCGCCGGCTTCCTTGGCCTTGTCGAAAGGCTCGCGGATGTAGGTGCTGAATTCGTTGGTTTCCTTCTCGCCCGAGGCATCGCCCCAGTCTGCGATGGAGCTCGGGTTCTTCAAGATGTGCGTGATGAATTTGTCGAGGTCGATGCCGCTGCAACCGAAGTTCACCGTCGCACCTTCGAGATCTTCCTTCGGATCGATCCGAAATGGGGCGCCCGCGCGAGCGGCCACATCGCCGTCGCCGGTGGCATCGATCACGCGCTTCGCCAGGATCGCCTGGCGGCCCGACTTGCTCTCGGTGATGACACCCGTGATCGCACCGTCCGCCTGGAGCACATCCACGATCTGGGTGTGCAGAAGGGGCACGATGTCCGCCTCCGCAATCATCTGATCGGCGATGAACTTGAAGACCTCGGTATCGAGCACCTGATAGTGATTCACCTCGAGACTGGCGTTCATGGCCTTCGCGCGCTGCTCGAACTCGACTCCGATGCCACCGGCATCGACCGTCTTCTCCGTCGTCCGGTACCAGGCGATGGTGCCAACCATCGCCTGGGCGATGACACCGCCGAAACAGCCGTAGCGTTCGACCAGCATCACCCGGGCACCCTGGCGCGCCGCACCGAGCGCGGCAGCGAGACCGCCCGGGCCGCCTCCAACCACCAATACATCCGTTTCGGCCAGGATGGGAGTCTGCCTGGCCGGCTCCTCGATCTGCTTCATGTCGGTCTTCCTCCGCTCGGCCTCATGTTGATGCGGATCCGCTGATCCGTCGAGTGGGTCTGCCGGCTCCGGCAGGCCTCCTTCGGCCGAAGACCGGCCTTCCCGCCAGCCACCCGATGTGGTTATTCTCATCCGCCCGTCCCCGGAGGCCCTGCCTCATAAGGAGAGACCATGATCCTGCTCGACCCGAAGAACCTCGAGCGCGCCTACCCCGATGAGCGCAGCGCCGAGATCATGCGCAAGACCGTCGAATTCTTCGAAGCCAAGGGAAAGCAGAAACTCCTCGAGGATTACTATGACCGGCCCTGGTATGCGGACTTCCTCGAGTTCGTTCGCAAGGAACGCATCTTCGCCTCGATGTGCACGCCGGCCGGCGAAGGCGCGCCCGACGTGCGCTGGGATACGTGGCGCAACTGTGAGTTCGCCGAAATCCTCGGCTTCTACGGGCTCCAGTACTGGTACACGTGGCAGGTCTCGGTTCTCGGCCTCGGTCCGATCTG
The sequence above is drawn from the bacterium genome and encodes:
- a CDS encoding FAD-dependent oxidoreductase, with the protein product MKQIEEPARQTPILAETDVLVVGGGPGGLAAALGAARQGARVMLVERYGCFGGVIAQAMVGTIAWYRTTEKTVDAGGIGVEFEQRAKAMNASLEVNHYQVLDTEVFKFIADQMIAEADIVPLLHTQIVDVLQADGAITGVITESKSGRQAILAKRVIDATGDGDVAARAGAPFRIDPKEDLEGATVNFGCSGIDLDKFITHILKNPSSIADWGDASGEKETNEFSTYIREPFDKAKEAGEIPEDVRMESYWGSFTDAGEIPNLNAIHMAGIDSTDVWDLTRGEIDGRQRVMWAVAALKKYAPGFEEARLRTIGASIGCRESRKIVGEYDLTEHDVLNQAEFDDTIGIFPEFLDGNGIAIMPSTGRYFQVPFRITVPKDIENLLVAGRCVAGDKVSHAATRQMMCCTVTGQGAGVASAISLESGVSSREVDIGRVQDALRKQGVRLT